The following are encoded in a window of Spiroplasma tabanidicola genomic DNA:
- a CDS encoding IS3 family transposase, which translates to MAKQWSKNEKIKIIEESKKIGITDAALKYDVSTSTVKRWKSEIKTKGEGALEWGNGIQTKGNIKKFKSHDWIFKDPDDMTTEELREALKLERALKKHLAKTTKEKYFAIFNCSKKFTLTLTCKYLSVSRFGYLKWLKNGKPMNKNYNRILAIKIKFTFYLFKECFGYNMITLLLNKYFNQNLKPWVVYRYMKINNLKAVRKKRVPKYDKSGPLRYENLLKRNCNADCLNQKWVTDVTYIKTALGNAYLSVIKDLYNSEIVVWKLSNSPIGKLCYTILISVIKKRGTPNIINSDQGSPYTNETWKSLCDENKISISMSRRGNSPDNGAFESFLEQ; encoded by the coding sequence ATGGCAAAACAATGATCAAAAAACGAAAAAATTAAAATTATTGAAGAGTCTAAAAAAATTGGAATAACAGATGCTGCATTAAAATATGATGTTAGCACAAGTACAGTCAAAAGATGAAAATCAGAAATTAAAACTAAAGGTGAAGGCGCTCTTGAATGAGGGAACGGAATCCAAACAAAAGGAAATATTAAGAAATTTAAATCTCATGATTGAATTTTTAAAGACCCTGACGATATGACAACAGAAGAATTAAGAGAAGCTTTAAAATTGGAGCGAGCTCTAAAAAAGCATTTGGCGAAGACAACTAAAGAAAAGTACTTCGCTATTTTTAATTGTTCTAAAAAGTTTACTTTAACATTAACTTGTAAATATTTAAGCGTTTCACGATTTGGTTATTTAAAATGACTAAAAAATGGAAAACCTATGAACAAAAACTATAATCGAATTCTTGCTATAAAAATTAAATTTACTTTCTATTTATTTAAAGAATGTTTTGGTTACAACATGATAACTCTACTTTTAAACAAATATTTTAATCAAAACTTAAAACCATGAGTAGTTTATAGATATATGAAAATTAATAATTTAAAAGCAGTTCGAAAAAAAAGAGTACCTAAATATGATAAATCTGGTCCTTTGAGATATGAAAACTTATTGAAAAGGAACTGCAATGCAGATTGTTTAAATCAAAAATGAGTTACAGATGTTACTTATATAAAGACAGCATTAGGAAATGCATATTTATCTGTTATAAAAGATTTATATAATTCAGAAATTGTTGTTTGAAAATTATCTAACAGTCCTATTGGTAAATTATGTTATACAATCCTTATCTCTGTAATCAAAAAGAGAGGCACTCCTAATATTATTAATTCTGATCAAGGTAGTCCTTATACCAATGAAACTTGAAAAAGTTTATGTGATGAAAACAAGATAAGTATATCCATGTCAAGAAGAGGTAACTCTCCTGATAACGGAGCGTTCGAATCTTTTTTGGAACAATAA
- a CDS encoding IS3 family transposase has translation MNFSNIYTIISDYIDFYNYVRPMLKHKKTPYEFRMEKVHF, from the coding sequence TTAAACTTTTCAAATATCTATACAATAATTTCAGATTATATTGATTTTTATAATTATGTTAGACCTATGTTGAAACATAAAAAAACTCCATACGAATTTCGTATGGAGAAAGTACATTTTTAA
- a CDS encoding lipoprotein, whose translation MKKLLSLLGAMGLVATSGSVAVACNKGEKDAKTPAFADTLKASEAMVGVKTSIEVSITNGDSKTVLTAVGDDVKINKDVTVVVDSNDKNKFTVTYTGKAEGVDGKLSLAYGELKKDLTVTVVADARKDLTELLSGALDLKSDAGAYDEAGAKTAALAKIKEKLAESGDPKETTDVVFSEFQASTSTSVDGKLVATASESSRLVKGTATFVLKQTS comes from the coding sequence ATGAAAAAATTATTAAGTTTATTAGGAGCAATGGGATTAGTTGCTACTTCAGGTAGTGTTGCAGTTGCATGTAACAAGGGAGAAAAAGACGCAAAAACACCTGCTTTTGCAGATACTTTAAAAGCAAGTGAAGCAATGGTTGGAGTTAAAACTAGCATTGAAGTTTCAATTACAAATGGAGATTCAAAAACAGTTTTAACAGCTGTAGGAGATGATGTAAAAATTAATAAAGACGTTACAGTAGTTGTTGATAGTAACGATAAAAACAAATTTACAGTTACTTATACTGGAAAAGCTGAAGGTGTAGATGGAAAATTATCACTAGCTTATGGAGAATTAAAAAAAGATTTAACAGTTACAGTAGTTGCTGATGCAAGAAAAGATTTAACAGAATTATTATCAGGAGCTTTAGACTTAAAAAGTGATGCTGGAGCATACGATGAAGCTGGAGCTAAAACAGCTGCATTAGCTAAAATTAAAGAAAAATTAGCTGAATCAGGAGATCCAAAAGAAACAACTGATGTTGTATTTTCAGAATTTCAAGCATCTACAAGTACTAGCGTTGATGGTAAATTAGTTGCTACTGCATCTGAATCAAGCAGATTAGTAAAAGGTACAGCAACTTTTGTATTAAAACAAACTAGCTAA
- a CDS encoding lipoprotein translates to MKKLLSVLGAIGLVSASSSVAIACNKKEKEVEKIDLATLPIKELGEIEGSDYVVSIGDLVRAINTTIGNESMHLDQVDVQFDGDVSWSKATLKASNNSTLYKGSVELTYKFAKQLVVDTENNQDIDNARSILKKHNMVNEDFTWKETFKDTDEFSEGNVNYGKFDGKCLEGTEPELPESEATSSIETIFNELKVVFTDTKNLEHLDNKNKIVYFFSARANAGDKKVTLFLVKGIVVKSGEKTNYSFTTINRTTFDLKILGGSN, encoded by the coding sequence ATGAAAAAATTATTAAGTGTATTAGGAGCTATAGGCTTAGTTTCTGCATCATCAAGTGTTGCAATAGCATGTAACAAAAAAGAAAAAGAAGTAGAAAAAATTGATTTAGCAACATTACCAATAAAAGAGTTAGGTGAAATTGAAGGAAGTGATTATGTTGTATCAATTGGAGATCTTGTACGTGCTATAAATACAACAATTGGAAATGAAAGTATGCATTTAGATCAAGTAGATGTTCAGTTTGATGGTGATGTTTCATGATCAAAAGCTACATTGAAAGCATCTAATAATTCAACACTTTATAAAGGGAGTGTTGAATTAACATACAAATTTGCAAAACAATTGGTTGTTGATACAGAAAATAATCAAGATATTGATAATGCAAGATCAATATTAAAAAAACATAATATGGTTAATGAAGATTTTACATGAAAAGAAACATTTAAAGATACTGATGAATTTTCAGAAGGTAATGTAAATTATGGAAAATTTGATGGAAAATGTTTAGAAGGAACAGAACCTGAATTACCTGAATCAGAAGCAACAAGTTCAATTGAAACTATATTTAATGAATTAAAAGTAGTATTTACAGATACTAAAAATTTAGAACATTTGGACAACAAAAATAAAATAGTATATTTCTTTTCTGCAAGAGCAAATGCAGGAGATAAAAAAGTAACTTTATTTTTAGTAAAAGGAATTGTTGTTAAATCTGGTGAAAAAACAAATTATAGTTTTACAACTATAAATAGAACAACCTTTGATTTAAAAATTCTTGGAGGAAGTAACTAA
- a CDS encoding HAD-IIB family hydrolase has product MNKKWWFSDYDGTILIDSIKGVTKKDWDFINKWIKDGNNFVIASGRNRDDVKSILKEANLNYNYLITNNGAMVHDKNDNIILHRVIPMDVRKDILKLIEKWMDKVGIELCFGNESMIVSILKEKRKDVEPDQLFEKIWTFKPNVNKDFQDQVLKDLNLDTVKFFSYYEDLEAIENDFKKLNNTRYMQTYYFVLELTNKDTSKLDGIKQIQNIYNIDEKDIYTTGDGENDVEMLKGFQNSFAIESGNKKALAAGKHIIKAVNELQNYI; this is encoded by the coding sequence ATGAACAAAAAATGGTGATTTTCAGATTATGATGGAACAATATTAATTGATTCAATCAAAGGAGTTACAAAAAAAGATTGAGACTTTATTAATAAATGAATAAAAGATGGTAATAACTTTGTAATTGCATCTGGAAGAAATAGAGATGATGTAAAAAGTATTTTAAAAGAAGCTAATTTAAATTACAATTATTTGATAACAAATAATGGGGCTATGGTTCATGATAAAAATGACAATATTATATTGCATAGAGTAATACCAATGGATGTTAGAAAAGATATTTTAAAATTAATTGAAAAATGGATGGATAAAGTTGGTATTGAACTTTGTTTTGGAAATGAAAGCATGATAGTTTCAATTTTAAAAGAAAAAAGAAAAGATGTAGAACCAGATCAACTTTTTGAAAAGATATGGACATTTAAACCAAATGTTAATAAAGATTTTCAAGATCAAGTTTTAAAAGATTTAAATTTAGATACAGTTAAGTTTTTTAGTTATTATGAAGATTTAGAAGCAATAGAAAATGATTTTAAAAAACTAAATAATACAAGATATATGCAAACATATTATTTTGTTTTAGAACTTACTAATAAAGATACTTCAAAACTAGATGGAATAAAACAAATTCAAAATATTTATAACATTGATGAAAAAGATATTTATACAACTGGAGATGGAGAAAATGATGTAGAAATGTTAAAAGGATTTCAAAATTCATTTGCAATTGAATCAGGAAATAAAAAAGCATTAGCAGCTGGAAAACATATTATAAAAGCTGTTAATGAATTACAAAATTATATTTAA
- a CDS encoding MerR family transcriptional regulator, which translates to MEKKLYVSEIAKQFNLTENTIRFYEKKGLMPYMKRDKNNYRYILEDDVKWFDTVICLKKTGMSILEIKEYIKLAEKGNVTAAKRLEMIVNQKKVVNEQLEFLKKQLGFLDYKIEYYNNILEKENKGE; encoded by the coding sequence ATGGAAAAAAAACTATATGTAAGTGAAATTGCAAAACAGTTTAACTTAACAGAAAATACAATAAGGTTTTATGAGAAAAAAGGATTAATGCCTTATATGAAAAGAGATAAAAATAATTATCGCTATATTTTAGAAGATGATGTTAAATGATTTGATACAGTTATATGTCTTAAAAAAACAGGAATGTCAATTTTAGAAATTAAAGAATATATTAAACTTGCTGAAAAAGGAAATGTTACAGCAGCAAAGCGTTTAGAAATGATTGTCAATCAAAAAAAAGTTGTTAATGAACAATTAGAGTTTTTAAAAAAACAATTAGGATTTTTAGATTATAAAATTGAATATTACAACAATATTTTAGAAAAAGAAAATAAAGGAGAATAG
- a CDS encoding alcohol dehydrogenase catalytic domain-containing protein produces the protein MRAVFGSKKPGKVAELREVEKPTVIKDDEVLVKTLYCSLCHSDLSLAKGDWGEVSDSSVGHESLGEVVQVGANVKDLKVGDYVAGPAGLRGACQKCKYCLRGEEVFCDEVVFTGQRGYGTMQDYTVEKAAYSIKVPKDTDLAAACIITCAGITVYKGFKLANPIKGDTVAIFGIGGLGNVAIEYAKNVFGLKVIAVGSNEKSLEIAKQKGADLIINWKQDDVDKKIKDFTNGVGLDLAMVTSSTLPQFELAYRNLGKLGKLCSIGLPAGKLETDILDITLGQKMVYGSLVGTRQDLREALEALYEKKVNPDFEVKSINEAEKYFELMDQNKLHTRIVFDLTK, from the coding sequence ATGAGAGCAGTATTTGGAAGTAAAAAACCTGGAAAAGTAGCAGAGTTAAGAGAAGTTGAAAAACCAACAGTAATAAAAGATGATGAAGTTTTAGTAAAAACTTTATATTGTAGTTTGTGTCATAGTGATTTAAGTTTAGCTAAAGGTGATTGAGGAGAAGTTTCTGATAGTAGTGTTGGACATGAATCATTAGGAGAAGTTGTGCAAGTTGGTGCTAATGTAAAAGACTTAAAAGTAGGAGATTATGTAGCTGGTCCTGCAGGTTTAAGAGGGGCATGTCAAAAATGTAAATATTGTTTACGTGGAGAAGAAGTATTTTGTGATGAAGTAGTTTTCACAGGTCAAAGAGGATATGGAACTATGCAAGATTATACAGTTGAAAAAGCTGCATATAGTATTAAAGTTCCTAAGGATACTGATTTAGCAGCAGCATGTATAATTACTTGTGCAGGTATTACAGTTTACAAAGGATTTAAGTTAGCAAATCCAATTAAAGGAGACACAGTTGCGATTTTTGGAATTGGTGGATTAGGAAATGTAGCAATTGAATATGCAAAAAATGTTTTTGGTTTAAAAGTAATTGCAGTTGGATCTAATGAAAAAAGTTTAGAAATTGCAAAACAAAAAGGTGCAGATTTAATTATTAATTGAAAACAAGATGATGTAGATAAAAAAATTAAAGATTTTACAAATGGAGTTGGTTTAGATTTAGCAATGGTAACTAGTTCAACATTACCTCAGTTTGAATTAGCTTATAGAAATTTAGGAAAGCTTGGTAAACTTTGTTCAATTGGATTGCCAGCAGGAAAATTAGAAACTGATATTTTAGATATTACTTTAGGACAAAAAATGGTTTATGGATCATTAGTTGGAACACGTCAAGATTTAAGAGAAGCACTTGAAGCTTTATATGAGAAAAAAGTAAATCCAGATTTTGAAGTAAAATCAATTAATGAAGCAGAAAAATATTTTGAACTAATGGATCAAAATAAATTACATACTAGAATTGTATTTGACTTAACTAAATAA
- a CDS encoding glucose PTS transporter subunit IIA, translated as MRKSLKIYSPVNGEIKKIEDSIDEVFKSKALGDGFVIIPLENEFVSPFEEAIVKMVFPTKHAYGFLVDDLNFLIHCGMDTVKLEGSSFISYINVDQNLKKGNKIFKADLEIIKENNLSIETPIVFEVQEIENYNFKTLNLGKVKKGDLVCEIEYSLKEIQENQENQELTLKSFKSKYELAAEQFVEAVGGKNNFSEVYNCMTRLRFAIVEKEKVDTDSIKKNKLVKGIVWNGLELQVIIGGECYKLKDEILNMDKKTEDFGKRVGIKPPLQKRILGAVAGIMTPSIPVIMASGILSVIYALTNQSHITKDLSNGVEGADALSLILFIMSKVGLTLVGVFFCINTVKFFGGNPLAGALIALALISRFYFSTGESDSNAYQAGHYISNAKFGVQGWYLFSIADYPIVIKSYEGSVLPFIVAGIIVAYLDKWVKTWMPSSLDVVFRYGIVLIVTTLSILLFLGPLLSLIEYGMAQFIFLIEDLPIGLGVAIFAFLWQPLVLTGVHVAVIMTIMIPFYTGIPSLMLTGSALGVWGQVGAGLGVGLVTKNKNLKSAVYGALPGGLFGITEPIIYGVTLPKGKPFLMGCIAAGITGILAGVLDVKTEVPAGQGIFAILGYVGFKHQALAVLVRVVSIGLGTLLSAVTYRERLKEDRYSRNVTRKLKKLIEKVNKELLVKYNENLNNIDQEVKNSKKILAQYNKYVISMSIIESKIISTEQKEEKNKKRLYKKAVSLIKSKNTSPEFLETRKDFIKKYNEYNLDNIKNELDDKKNDLNNSNKEMLEKYKNVVEKIVNSSSSLVSDISQDLKIMDATTYANGYWNAIHSVEIGFGYEDLKKYGLSKETKRKIKGEIKNVQI; from the coding sequence ATGAGAAAAAGCTTAAAAATATATTCTCCGGTTAATGGAGAAATAAAAAAAATCGAAGATTCAATTGATGAAGTTTTCAAATCTAAGGCTCTTGGAGATGGTTTCGTTATAATACCTTTAGAAAATGAATTTGTTTCACCATTTGAAGAAGCAATTGTCAAAATGGTTTTTCCAACTAAACACGCATATGGTTTTTTAGTAGATGATTTAAATTTTTTAATTCATTGTGGTATGGACACAGTCAAATTAGAAGGTTCTTCTTTTATAAGCTATATTAATGTTGACCAAAACTTAAAAAAAGGAAATAAAATATTTAAAGCTGATTTAGAAATAATAAAAGAAAATAATTTGTCTATTGAAACTCCAATAGTATTTGAAGTACAGGAAATAGAAAACTATAATTTTAAAACTTTAAATTTAGGAAAAGTAAAAAAAGGTGATTTAGTTTGTGAAATAGAATATTCTTTAAAAGAAATTCAAGAAAATCAAGAAAATCAAGAACTTACTTTAAAATCATTTAAATCTAAATATGAATTAGCTGCAGAACAATTTGTAGAAGCTGTTGGTGGAAAAAATAATTTTAGCGAAGTTTATAATTGCATGACTAGATTAAGATTTGCAATTGTAGAAAAAGAAAAAGTGGATACTGACAGTATTAAAAAAAATAAATTAGTAAAAGGTATTGTATGAAATGGCTTAGAATTACAAGTTATAATTGGCGGAGAATGTTATAAATTAAAAGATGAAATACTAAATATGGATAAAAAAACCGAAGATTTTGGTAAAAGAGTAGGCATAAAACCACCTTTACAAAAAAGAATATTAGGAGCTGTTGCAGGTATTATGACTCCAAGTATTCCTGTTATAATGGCTAGTGGTATTTTGAGTGTTATTTACGCACTAACTAATCAATCTCACATAACTAAGGACTTATCAAATGGTGTAGAAGGGGCAGATGCTTTAAGTTTAATTTTATTTATAATGAGCAAAGTAGGGTTAACACTAGTGGGAGTATTCTTTTGTATAAATACAGTTAAATTTTTTGGAGGTAATCCGTTAGCGGGAGCTTTAATTGCATTAGCTTTAATATCTAGATTTTATTTTTCTACAGGAGAATCAGATTCTAATGCTTATCAAGCGGGTCATTACATAAGCAATGCAAAATTTGGAGTTCAAGGATGATATTTATTTAGCATTGCTGATTATCCAATAGTTATAAAGTCTTATGAAGGTAGTGTTCTCCCGTTTATAGTCGCAGGTATTATAGTCGCATATTTAGATAAGTGAGTTAAAACTTGAATGCCTTCAAGTTTAGATGTTGTTTTTAGATATGGTATTGTGTTAATAGTAACAACATTGTCAATATTATTATTTTTAGGACCTTTATTATCATTAATAGAATATGGTATGGCGCAATTTATTTTCTTAATTGAAGATCTACCTATTGGGTTAGGTGTTGCAATATTTGCATTTTTATGACAACCATTAGTATTAACTGGTGTTCATGTGGCAGTTATAATGACAATAATGATTCCTTTTTATACAGGTATACCAAGTTTAATGCTAACTGGTTCTGCTTTAGGAGTATGGGGTCAAGTTGGTGCAGGTTTAGGCGTTGGTTTAGTAACAAAAAATAAAAATCTTAAAAGTGCTGTATACGGAGCCTTACCAGGTGGATTGTTTGGTATAACCGAACCAATTATATATGGTGTTACATTGCCCAAAGGAAAACCATTTTTAATGGGATGTATAGCAGCAGGAATAACAGGAATATTAGCAGGAGTTTTAGATGTAAAAACCGAAGTTCCAGCAGGTCAAGGTATATTTGCAATTTTAGGATATGTTGGATTTAAACATCAAGCATTAGCGGTTTTAGTTAGAGTTGTATCAATAGGATTGGGAACATTGTTAAGTGCCGTAACTTATCGAGAAAGACTAAAAGAAGATAGATATTCAAGAAATGTTACAAGAAAATTAAAAAAACTAATTGAAAAAGTTAATAAAGAATTATTAGTAAAATATAATGAAAATTTAAATAATATAGATCAAGAAGTAAAAAACTCTAAAAAAATACTCGCTCAATATAATAAATATGTGATTAGCATGTCAATTATTGAGAGTAAAATCATATCAACAGAGCAAAAAGAGGAAAAAAACAAAAAAAGATTATATAAAAAAGCTGTATCTTTAATAAAATCTAAAAATACTTCACCAGAATTTTTAGAAACACGAAAAGATTTTATAAAAAAATATAATGAATACAATTTGGATAATATAAAAAATGAGTTGGATGATAAAAAAAATGATTTAAACAACTCTAATAAAGAAATGTTAGAAAAATACAAAAATGTTGTAGAAAAAATCGTCAACTCATCTTCTAGCTTAGTTTCTGATATATCACAAGATTTAAAAATTATGGATGCAACTACATATGCAAATGGTTATTGAAATGCAATTCATAGTGTTGAAATTGGTTTTGGATATGAAGACTTAAAAAAATATGGTTTATCAAAAGAAACAAAAAGAAAAATAAAAGGAGAAATAAAAAATGTACAAATTTAA
- a CDS encoding glycoside hydrolase family 1 protein, with the protein MYKFKKENFLWGGATAASQVEGAWNLNNKSLTISEMRPFIKNLDRKNIKDVLDISKENYLKSIENKDNLHYPKRFGVDFYHRYKEDIKLFKECHLGIYRLSMAWARIFPNGDDEKPNEAGLKFYRDVFEECKKNNIKIMVTINHFDLPYPIIEKYGGWVNKKVTDLYLKYAVTIFKEFKDIVDYWLPFNEINVAIWSGVTGLGIFREDYKSNKLYLEACYQGLHNQFYAQAKFIEEAKNISHEAKIGCMVANSTNYPLNCDPKNVRECQRLQQIHRFFFYDLMVYGSYPSYINRFFKENNINLEIKKNEMETIKNNKIDFISFSYYATGTISLDESDKTESNLTIAGKNPYLKATDWGWHIDSIGIRITINEIWDKYHLPIFISENGIGVLEKLNEQNTIEDDYRIDYLKEHMIQIGEAIEDGCDVFGYTMWTPIDVVSAGTNEMSKRYGMIYVDYDDFHNGTGNRYLKKSYHWFKKFRETNLL; encoded by the coding sequence ATGTACAAATTTAAAAAAGAAAACTTTTTATGAGGTGGTGCAACTGCAGCAAGTCAAGTTGAAGGTGCATGAAACTTAAATAATAAATCTTTAACTATTTCCGAAATGCGTCCATTTATAAAAAATTTAGATAGAAAAAATATTAAAGATGTATTAGACATATCAAAAGAAAATTATTTAAAATCAATCGAAAATAAAGACAATTTACATTATCCAAAAAGATTTGGTGTTGATTTTTATCATAGATATAAAGAAGATATAAAATTATTTAAAGAATGTCATTTAGGTATTTATAGACTTTCTATGGCATGGGCAAGAATATTTCCAAATGGAGATGATGAAAAACCAAATGAAGCAGGCTTAAAATTTTATAGAGATGTATTTGAAGAATGCAAAAAAAACAATATTAAAATAATGGTTACAATTAATCATTTTGACTTACCATATCCTATTATTGAAAAATATGGAGGATGAGTAAATAAAAAAGTTACTGATCTATATTTAAAATATGCAGTTACTATTTTTAAGGAATTTAAAGATATTGTTGATTATTGATTGCCATTTAATGAAATTAATGTTGCAATATGATCTGGTGTTACTGGATTAGGAATTTTTAGAGAAGATTATAAAAGTAATAAATTATATTTGGAGGCTTGCTATCAGGGATTGCACAATCAGTTTTATGCACAAGCTAAATTTATAGAAGAAGCAAAAAATATTTCTCATGAAGCTAAAATTGGTTGTATGGTTGCAAACTCTACAAACTATCCATTAAACTGCGATCCTAAAAATGTTAGAGAGTGTCAAAGATTACAACAAATACACAGATTTTTCTTTTATGACTTGATGGTTTATGGAAGTTATCCAAGTTACATAAATAGATTTTTTAAGGAAAATAATATAAATTTAGAAATCAAAAAAAATGAAATGGAAACTATAAAAAATAACAAGATCGACTTTATATCATTTAGCTATTATGCGACTGGAACTATTTCATTAGATGAAAGTGATAAAACAGAATCAAATTTAACAATTGCTGGCAAAAATCCTTATTTAAAAGCAACTGACTGAGGTTGACATATTGATTCAATAGGAATAAGAATAACAATTAATGAAATTTGAGACAAATATCATTTACCTATATTTATTTCAGAAAATGGTATTGGTGTTTTAGAAAAACTAAATGAGCAAAATACAATCGAAGATGATTATAGAATTGATTATCTAAAAGAACATATGATTCAAATTGGTGAAGCAATTGAAGATGGTTGTGATGTATTTGGATACACTATGTGAACTCCAATAGATGTTGTTTCTGCAGGAACAAATGAAATGTCAAAAAGATATGGAATGATTTATGTTGATTATGATGACTTTCATAACGGAACTGGAAATAGATATTTAAAAAAATCTTATCACTGATTTAAAAAATTTAGAGAAACAAATTTACTTTAA
- a CDS encoding Cof-type HAD-IIB family hydrolase, translating to MKWWFSDYDGTINLQHDDSIDPRDLDFINRWIKNNNAFAIATGRMVSEVQEVLAKNNVPYNYIICNNGAMVYEKDKGVIVETPIPLEYRKDIIEVLDKLRDKYILGYCLLDQRKDYAKPYLEEIDSNPFLSKYAPKKNNYEIGKKDILENKDVNLIYVYVNKDEAIEMRTFLEKQLPFLKVVRTHINVIEIMQKDVSKAHGILEIQKLKGFKMEDVITSGDGENDIEMLALTKNSFTMKHHQPGVREHAEYEINNVFEIEDILNFDLT from the coding sequence ATGAAGTGATGATTTTCAGATTATGATGGAACAATTAATTTACAACATGATGATTCAATTGATCCAAGAGATTTAGATTTTATTAACAGATGAATTAAAAACAATAATGCATTTGCAATAGCAACAGGAAGAATGGTAAGCGAAGTCCAAGAAGTTTTAGCAAAAAATAATGTACCATACAATTATATTATTTGTAACAATGGTGCAATGGTTTATGAAAAAGATAAAGGTGTAATTGTAGAAACTCCAATTCCACTTGAGTATCGAAAAGATATTATAGAGGTTTTAGATAAACTAAGAGATAAATATATTTTAGGATACTGCTTATTAGATCAAAGAAAAGATTATGCAAAACCTTATTTGGAAGAAATTGATAGTAATCCATTCTTATCTAAGTATGCTCCTAAAAAAAATAATTATGAAATAGGTAAAAAAGATATTTTAGAAAATAAAGATGTAAATTTAATTTATGTGTATGTAAATAAAGATGAAGCAATTGAAATGAGAACTTTTTTAGAAAAACAATTACCTTTTTTAAAAGTAGTAAGAACTCATATTAATGTTATTGAAATAATGCAAAAAGATGTTTCAAAAGCACATGGAATTTTAGAAATACAAAAACTAAAAGGTTTCAAAATGGAAGATGTTATTACAAGTGGTGATGGAGAAAATGATATTGAAATGCTTGCTTTAACTAAAAACTCATTTACAATGAAACACCATCAACCTGGTGTAAGAGAACATGCTGAATATGAAATAAATAATGTTTTTGAAATCGAAGACATTTTAAATTTTGATTTAACTTAA
- a CDS encoding lipoprotein has protein sequence MKKLLIILGAMGLVATSSSVAIACNKENNSSEKTDLSTLPIKELGTINGAEDKPTLEDLVKAINNVNSNYNLSIGEVSYDGQPTLSKARLKASTNAKKFKGTVDITYTFKKEESQTPGSTVENLTYAQSKSKVDVINLFKNENYNLINDQNKWTKNYADTEASKIEDDNNILNYGAYQGSLIDSEKITEENKTRENEHNVFNEIKVFFNQSKDLNHLNQDAKQAYIFTAKANAEDSKFIIFLIEAKWTVENEKSKTTTNFVFTTLNQLEIIIS, from the coding sequence ATGAAGAAATTGTTAATTATTTTAGGAGCAATGGGATTAGTTGCTACATCATCAAGTGTTGCAATCGCATGTAACAAAGAAAATAATAGTAGTGAAAAAACTGATTTATCTACATTGCCAATAAAAGAATTAGGAACTATTAATGGTGCCGAAGACAAACCTACATTAGAAGACCTTGTAAAAGCTATTAATAATGTAAACAGTAATTACAATTTAAGCATTGGAGAAGTTTCTTATGACGGACAACCAACTTTATCAAAAGCAAGATTAAAAGCAAGTACAAATGCAAAAAAATTTAAAGGTACTGTGGATATAACATATACTTTTAAAAAAGAAGAAAGTCAAACACCAGGAAGTACAGTTGAAAATTTAACTTATGCTCAAAGTAAATCAAAAGTTGATGTTATTAATTTATTTAAAAATGAAAATTATAACTTGATTAATGATCAAAATAAATGAACAAAAAATTATGCAGATACAGAAGCTAGCAAAATTGAAGATGATAATAATATTTTAAATTATGGAGCTTATCAGGGAAGCTTAATCGATTCAGAAAAAATAACAGAAGAAAATAAAACTAGAGAAAATGAACACAATGTATTTAATGAAATAAAAGTATTTTTTAATCAATCTAAAGATTTAAATCACTTAAATCAAGACGCTAAACAAGCGTATATCTTTACAGCAAAAGCAAATGCAGAAGATTCTAAGTTTATTATTTTTCTTATTGAAGCAAAATGAACAGTTGAAAATGAAAAAAGCAAAACAACAACTAATTTTGTTTTTACAACTTTAAATCAATTAGAAATAATAATAAGTTAA